A single genomic interval of Agromyces cerinus harbors:
- the def gene encoding peptide deformylase: MAVLPIRIAGDPVLHSPALPIEEIDDEIRTLVADMFDTMDAAPGVGLAGPQVGVGLRLFTYGWVDEDGTRWRGVAINPELWISPPPAGEPDIDEEEGCLSFPGERFGLRRAERAILRATDLDGERFEIEAEGWLARIFQHEYDHLDGTLYTDRLGERDQRIVAKITRKLGWGKPGAQWMPGVDDLEA; encoded by the coding sequence ATGGCCGTGCTCCCCATTCGAATCGCCGGTGACCCGGTGCTGCATTCCCCCGCCCTCCCCATCGAGGAGATCGACGACGAGATCCGCACCCTCGTGGCCGACATGTTCGACACGATGGACGCTGCGCCGGGCGTCGGGCTCGCCGGCCCGCAGGTCGGCGTCGGGTTGCGACTCTTCACCTACGGATGGGTCGACGAAGACGGCACGCGCTGGCGTGGCGTCGCGATCAACCCCGAACTCTGGATCTCGCCGCCTCCTGCCGGCGAGCCCGACATCGATGAGGAGGAGGGCTGCCTCTCCTTCCCCGGCGAGCGATTCGGGCTGCGGCGCGCCGAGCGCGCGATCCTCCGCGCGACCGACCTCGACGGCGAGCGGTTCGAGATCGAGGCCGAGGGATGGCTCGCGCGCATCTTCCAGCACGAGTACGACCACCTCGACGGCACGCTCTACACCGACCGCCTCGGTGAGCGCGATCAGCGCATCGTCGCGAAGATCACCCGCAAGCTCGGCTGGGGCAAGCCCGGCGCGCAATGGATGCCGGGCGTCGACGACCTCGAGGCCTGA
- a CDS encoding AzlC family ABC transporter permease, whose protein sequence is MRDSLAVGLATAIYGVSFGALSVAAGLDIWQTCFLSLVMFTGGSQFALVGVLASGGVAAGGSAIATAAMLGIRNVVYGMRMKPIVDDVDPATGRGSIWRRVAAAWVTIDESTAVALAQPSDRAARVGFWVTGITIFVGWNLTTLVGALIGDAIGDTRAWGLDAAAAAAFLGLLWPRLKRFQAGAVAVAAAVVATLTTPVLMPGLPVLVAAVVAVVVGWFNLFDRRRAS, encoded by the coding sequence ATCCGCGACAGCCTCGCCGTCGGGCTCGCGACCGCGATCTACGGCGTCTCGTTCGGAGCCCTCTCAGTGGCCGCGGGCCTCGACATCTGGCAGACATGCTTCCTCAGCCTCGTGATGTTCACTGGCGGCTCGCAGTTCGCACTCGTGGGCGTGCTCGCGAGCGGGGGAGTCGCCGCGGGCGGGTCCGCGATCGCCACGGCTGCGATGCTCGGCATCCGCAACGTGGTCTACGGCATGCGCATGAAGCCGATCGTCGACGACGTCGATCCGGCCACCGGGCGCGGCAGCATCTGGCGACGCGTCGCTGCGGCGTGGGTCACGATCGACGAGTCGACGGCGGTGGCGCTCGCTCAGCCGAGCGATCGCGCCGCCCGCGTCGGCTTCTGGGTGACCGGCATCACGATCTTCGTCGGCTGGAACCTCACGACGCTCGTCGGCGCACTCATCGGCGACGCGATCGGCGACACGCGGGCATGGGGGCTGGATGCCGCGGCGGCCGCGGCCTTCCTCGGGCTCCTGTGGCCGCGACTCAAGCGATTCCAGGCCGGCGCGGTCGCGGTGGCGGCGGCGGTCGTCGCAACCCTCACCACACCGGTGCTCATGCCCGGGCTTCCCGTGCTCGTCGCGGCCGTGGTCGCGGTCGTCGTCGGCTGGTTCAATCTCTTCGATCGGCGGCGCGCGTCGTGA
- a CDS encoding AzlD domain-containing protein codes for MTTWHIILIASAATLALKLVGHLVPAGFLERERPARIADLLTVALLAALIAVQTLGVGQDIVIDARVPALIVAAALYALRVPFIVVVAVAALVAAGIRALG; via the coding sequence GTGACCACGTGGCACATCATCCTCATCGCCAGTGCGGCGACCCTCGCCCTCAAGCTCGTCGGGCACCTCGTGCCTGCCGGGTTCCTCGAGCGCGAACGACCTGCGCGCATCGCCGACCTCCTGACCGTCGCGCTGCTCGCCGCACTCATCGCGGTGCAGACGCTCGGTGTCGGCCAGGACATCGTGATCGACGCCCGCGTTCCCGCGCTGATCGTCGCGGCAGCGCTCTACGCGCTCAGGGTGCCGTTCATCGTGGTCGTGGCGGTCGCCGCGCTCGTCGCCGCGGGCATCCGCGCACTCGGGTGA